ATCATATCTGGCACACATGGTTGCGGTGCCATCACCGTGGTGAACATCGCTATCAACAATCAATACCTTATCAATACGATCAAACTGCAACGCTTTTCTCGCGGCTAAAACCAAATCATTCACTAAACAAAACCCCGAACCAAAATCATGATGGGCATGGTGATAGCCGCCACTTAAATGGATCGCAACGCCGTGTTCTAGCGCCAACTCGGCAGCGAAACAAGTGCCGCCAGCAGACGTTAATGTGCGCTCGATAAGCTTCTCACTCCAAGGAAAGCCAATACGGCGCATTTTTGCTGCTGGTAACTGCCCTGCAAATAATGGCTCAATATAGTCCGCCGCATGCACCGCCTTCACTTCATCGCTCGATAGTGGTGCCGGAGAAAAAAGTGAAAACGCCTGCTGCCATTGAAGATCACTGTCTCGTAGCTCACACACGGCCTGATACAACAATCGGTATTTATTGATTGGATAACGATGCTCCGGTGGCAAGGGAAGTTGTGAGTATATGTCGTGATAGATCAGTGGGATCATTACTGTGCTTGCGTTGATATGAATAGGTTTATGTTAACAGCTTGCTATGATGCGACACAAAAAATTTCCGACTAAACGTGTCGTGAGCAATTCAATAAAATCTACTATCATCAGCTTGAAATTTCACTGCCTACAACCAGACTTATAATGCTTTTACTCAATAGCGGAGAATAACTCATGGCAGATAAACATCTGGTAAATTTCAGCGAAGCACATGAATTAAATTACTGTTTGCGAAGCGCAGGAAAACGTCAAACCCAAGCCAATCGAGACGCATTGATTGACTTGGGTAGACAAGTGAAAAGCGAACTAGGTAAACGTGTATTGACGCAAAATGATGTACGTGGTGCGATTGCCGACCATGACAACCTCTTTGATTAGCAATAGCTAGGCGACGTAATGATGTCGTCGCCTAATACACTTCCCTACCCTTTTGATTTCTTCGCAGCCGTTTTGTTGTAACTGCGCTTTTTACGTTTATACGCAGGGCGTTCTACTTTTGGCAAATAACGTAGCGATTCTGGTACCTCACCTTGCTTTACTTGCGTCATCAATTGCTCAATACGAGTTTGTAACGCCGCCATAAAGGGTTGGTAAGCCTGATTACGCTCAGCCATACCCTGCAACTGGTGCTCCCAATTCGCCGTCATATCTGGATAAGTCGACTCATTAGGCAAGGCATGGATCAAACCTCTGCCCGCTGCCGAGCTCAAAATACTTTTGCCTTGTCGAGTCAAAAGCTGGCGCTTAAATAGCGTATCTAAAATACCAGCCCGGGTTGCTTCAGTGCCCAAGCCGTCAGTATCGCGCAGAATTTTTTTCAGCTCTTTGTCTTCCACAAAGCGCGCAATGCCGGTCATCGCTTGTAGTAACGTCGCTTCGGTAAAGTGTTTCGGCGGTTCAGTCTGGTGCTGTTTGATTTCGCCCTCACGGCAAGTGAGCACACTCAGCCAGTGGCGGCGCGTTATCTACCCCGACATCTTCATCATCAGTTTTGCCCATCAACGCTTTCCAACCTGCTGCGACCAATTGACGACCTTTCGCGATAAAGACTCCGCCAGCAATATCAAATACCAACTTCGCTTCCGCATAAACCGCTGCAGGATAAAATTGCATGAGGTACTGTCTGGCAATCAATTGATAAACCTTCATCTCATTGGCAGACAGTGCGTTAACCGCCGCCTGTTTAGGCGTCGGAATGATCGCATGGTGCGCATCAACTTTTTTATCATTCCATGCTTTAGATTTTCGGGTTAAATCTGCGCCACTCACCGCCGCTTGCATCTCTTTGGCATTATTGACAATCGCTTGGCAGACACTACTCGCTTGAGCAAAATGCTCACTTGGCAGATAGCGACAGTCCGAACGTGGATAAGTAATCAATTTGTGTTTTTCATACAGCGACTGACACGTATCCAACACTTGCTGCGCACTCATGGCATAACGTTTTGCGGCATCGATTTGTAAGGCAGAAAGTGAATAAGGCAAAGGCGCCGCTTGTTTGGTTTGCTTCTGCTCTGACTCCACCACTTTAGCTGGTTGATTGGCAATGCGGTGAGCAACGTTTTCCACCAGCTTGCGATTGAGCACTCGCCCCTCTTCATCTTGCCATGGCTTGCAAGCTTCACTCGGTTGCCACTTAGCGCGAATATCAAAATGACCAAACTCACCTTGATAAGGAATGAGCGCATGCAGCGAAAAGTAATCACGAGGCATGAAATTCTCAATGTCTTCATCACGGCGCACCACAAGACCAAGCACTGGTGTTTGCACTCGTCCAACAGAGAGTACCCCTTGGTAACCCGCTTTTTGTCCAAGTAAGGTATAAGCGCGTGACATGTTCATGCCATACAGCCAATCGGCACGTGAGCGAGCGAGCGCTGACACCGACAGAGGAACAAACTCGCGGTTACTGCGCATAGAATTCAACGCACGTTTCACCGCTGGTAAGTTCAAATCGCTGATCAACAAACGTTGGGCATTTTGTTTTTTGGCTTGGCTGACTTTGCAGTAGTCCAATACTTCATCCACCAGCAGTTGCCCTTCTCTATCAGGGTCTCCGGCATGGACAATTTGCTCACTCTCTTTGAGCAGCTTTTTGACTACCGAGAGCTGTTTACTGGCTGATTTTCTTGGGCGTAGTTGCCATTGCTGCGGCACGATTGGCAAATCATTGAGATTCCACTTTTTATAGCGTTCATCGTAAACATCAGGCTCAACTTGCTCGAGCAAATGGCCAATACACCAAGTCACTACATCACCGTTACCACAGCGAATAAAGCCTTGATCGTTTTTTTTCGGTCCGGGCAATGCCGCAGCTATCGCACGACCTAAACTTGGTTTTTCAGCAATAAATAAACGGGACATAGTCAATTCAGCACAAATAAATAAGGCCACATTATGCAATGTGGCCTTAGAAACTCAAGAAAAACTGTAAATTTAAACAGTATTTTGCGTTACTCTGCGTCGCTTTGTGCGCGAGCTGCTGCTTCTTTGATTAGAGGTTGAAGTTCGCCTTTTTGGAACATTTCAAGAATGATGTCACAACCACCGATTAGCTCACCTTCAATCCATAGTTGTGGGAAAGTAGGCCATTGTGCGTAAGCTGGAAGTTCTGCACGGATATCAGGGTTTTGTAGAATGTCTACGTAGGCAAATTTTTCACCACAAGCCATTAGAGCTTGAGCCGCTTGAGAAGAGAAACCGCAGCTAGGTAGTTTAGGCGAACCCTTCATATAAAGAAGGATTGAGTTCTCTGCGATTTGCTGTTTGATTTTTTCAATAGTTTCCATTGCTTCCCTCTGATGGAGTTACTGCAAATTATCAGCGCATTTTAAACTATTGCTCAAGAATAAAAGCACATAAAATTGCGGTTATTGACCAATTATTGTTACGATACTTTAACACAAAGTAACCAAAGGTCTGTATTGTCAGCAAATCCTAGCTCAAACCAGATGGTGTATGGCTAAGCCGACTTTTTCATGCCCATTTTGCTGCATTTCGCAGCAAAAGCCGCACTTTTTGTGTGTCTAAATAAGTGGTTAGAAACGACTTTTTTACCAAACAATTTACTTATGCGTGTTTTTGATCACGCAAAAACTTGCTAGACTAGGCAGCAAGTCAGTCAATTTGACAGTGATTCGCAAGGCCGCGAATCTTTAAAACAATAACATTTGGAAGAAATTGAAGAGAGTTCTCTTTCTACATATATGGAGAAACGAG
Above is a window of Vibrio taketomensis DNA encoding:
- a CDS encoding histone deacetylase, which gives rise to MIPLIYHDIYSQLPLPPEHRYPINKYRLLYQAVCELRDSDLQWQQAFSLFSPAPLSSDEVKAVHAADYIEPLFAGQLPAAKMRRIGFPWSEKLIERTLTSAGGTCFAAELALEHGVAIHLSGGYHHAHHDFGSGFCLVNDLVLAARKALQFDRIDKVLIVDSDVHHGDGTATMCARYDDIITLSFHCDKNFPAKKPDSDIDIALPRETSDEIFLDHFYSVVETAVNLHQPDLILYDAGVDIHCDDELGYFNVSTQGIYQRDRFMLQLAQRKAIPIACVVGGGYRSEHQALVPIHMQLLQAAFDSRCQI
- a CDS encoding Grx4 family monothiol glutaredoxin; this encodes METIEKIKQQIAENSILLYMKGSPKLPSCGFSSQAAQALMACGEKFAYVDILQNPDIRAELPAYAQWPTFPQLWIEGELIGGCDIILEMFQKGELQPLIKEAAARAQSDAE